From one Nitrospirota bacterium genomic stretch:
- a CDS encoding glycosyltransferase family 39 protein — MTRLLNERKKDQLLGLIIVLAAFIAYVNSLGNGFVWDDSNVIVTNPALRGSALSLFSSIDTSRDYELLPYYRPLTILTFLIEERVHGLVPFPMHLVNVLFHSVNAFLVYCLARSLMNDKFAALLAGLLFAVHPLNTETVDFISGGRNTMLACFFILTAYLLHRRSILRSSYLWAFSGALSLLAGLFSKEAALVSLLFIIALELQSLRENVSALRSQAALRLLPYVAAATCYLIMRWHILSDLGIQTGIIPGFGAQKLQGFYKIPDLWSRLADNVYIIPRYLLTVFWPVALNPRYIIPESLQSVVLPLGVAWTVIIATLGWLLTRGRSRVTLFGLCWLIAFYLPVSGIAIFPSAPMADRYMYLPAIGLWMVVADQSVRCLVRLSPALRRRMIAAAMIVTLSFMGLTVRRNMDWENDIALFSRVVNQYPDNAYGHAGLGEAYFIRDRLSGDFALAGQEFERTLALSPKLPGVHTKMGYIQLAGGNSEGALYYYTLALGIYPLDKEALLNRAIAFENLGRQKEALTDFKRFLSLKGYELADARPYAEARVLELSK; from the coding sequence ATGACCCGTCTATTGAACGAGAGAAAAAAAGATCAGTTATTAGGTTTGATCATTGTACTCGCCGCTTTTATTGCTTACGTTAACTCTCTTGGCAATGGTTTTGTCTGGGACGATTCAAATGTTATTGTTACTAATCCTGCGCTGAGGGGCTCTGCCCTGTCCCTTTTCAGCAGTATTGATACTTCCCGTGACTATGAACTGCTGCCCTATTATCGCCCGCTGACGATACTGACGTTCCTGATCGAGGAGCGGGTGCATGGTTTGGTCCCGTTTCCGATGCATCTCGTCAATGTTCTGTTCCATTCTGTAAACGCTTTTCTCGTTTATTGTCTTGCCAGATCTCTCATGAATGACAAATTCGCCGCACTTTTGGCCGGACTCCTCTTTGCTGTTCATCCGTTAAACACTGAAACAGTTGACTTTATTTCCGGTGGCAGAAACACCATGCTGGCGTGTTTTTTCATCCTGACTGCATATCTGCTTCATCGCCGGAGTATTCTCCGAAGTAGTTATTTATGGGCTTTTTCGGGTGCGCTTTCCCTCCTGGCTGGGCTTTTTTCCAAGGAAGCCGCGCTTGTTTCCCTGCTCTTTATCATTGCGCTGGAGCTCCAGTCTCTGCGGGAAAATGTATCCGCCTTGAGATCACAGGCCGCCTTGAGACTGCTTCCCTATGTCGCTGCTGCAACGTGCTACCTGATCATGCGCTGGCATATCCTCTCTGACCTTGGCATCCAGACAGGTATTATTCCCGGGTTCGGCGCGCAAAAGCTGCAGGGTTTTTACAAAATACCGGATCTGTGGTCACGGCTTGCGGACAATGTCTATATTATCCCCCGGTATCTTCTGACCGTGTTTTGGCCGGTAGCGCTTAACCCAAGATATATCATTCCCGAAAGTCTTCAATCGGTAGTCCTGCCCCTTGGAGTTGCGTGGACAGTTATAATCGCTACTCTTGGCTGGTTGCTCACACGGGGACGCAGCAGGGTTACGCTCTTTGGCTTGTGTTGGCTTATCGCATTCTATCTTCCGGTGAGCGGTATTGCCATATTTCCGAGCGCACCTATGGCGGACCGGTATATGTATTTGCCTGCTATTGGCCTTTGGATGGTTGTTGCTGATCAAAGCGTGCGTTGTCTTGTCCGGCTCTCTCCCGCTCTCCGGCGCAGAATGATTGCCGCAGCAATGATAGTAACACTATCTTTTATGGGTCTGACGGTCAGACGCAACATGGACTGGGAAAACGACATTGCTCTTTTTTCCCGCGTCGTCAATCAGTATCCTGACAATGCTTATGGACATGCCGGTCTCGGGGAAGCGTATTTTATCAGGGACAGACTGAGCGGAGATTTTGCTCTCGCCGGGCAGGAATTTGAAAGAACTCTGGCTCTTAGTCCCAAACTCCCCGGTGTTCACACAAAGATGGGGTATATCCAGCTGGCCGGAGGGAACTCGGAAGGTGCCCTCTATTATTATACGCTTGCACTGGGTATATACCCGTTAGATAAGGAGGCGCTGCTCAATCGCGCGATAGCATTTGAAAATTTGGGAAGGCAGAAAGAAGCGTTGACGGATTTTAAACGCTTTCTCTCTCTAAAGGGATATGAACTTGCTGATGCTCGGCCATATGCGGAGGCACGTGTACTCGAACTTTCAAAATGA
- a CDS encoding B12-binding domain-containing radical SAM protein, whose protein sequence is MKIYALSMDKNLVAIGFRRIVANAKKAGYDIQSVYFLDDAHRASFAGSWWQQKTGDNFNVNYVRNDEALIRLAGILAEADVLAFSLMSVQRNIVRTLCTEVKKINAAVRIIIGGYHPTIFPEDAIKFADAVCLGEGERTFVEFLERIQSGDRLSGLVNTWVREDEQVIRNPRVPIMTPAEMEQMPYMDYDLEGQFIFSFADGQLLPLTQSMFLRHVGTTYNTIWSVGCPYRCAFCSQSRFIELDRAYADYRGPSPDYILAEIKAAMQRHPLDYIIFYDSNFLGRDLATLTAFSRKFRDEIGLKFILSGTNPVSITEEKIGVLLEGGLVRIKMGFESGCDDVLKLFKRPVTTKQLRKATEVLAKFGGKMVAPSYEMIVDNPFETQEQLYQTVDFLDQTPGPFTISLFSLQFMPGTALSEEVTDYSLIEQHMEKEYMFSYKPTLLNNLVSIFAILKPPPGVIRYLKSRIVGSEEISAPRLKSLLYKLMLLRRAVNQARFGDYSTFPYWVMLAYHKTRMAGQHVRKALGLQP, encoded by the coding sequence ATGAAAATATATGCGTTGAGTATGGACAAAAACCTGGTTGCCATTGGATTTCGACGCATTGTCGCCAATGCAAAGAAGGCGGGTTACGATATTCAGTCTGTCTATTTCCTGGATGACGCGCATCGCGCCTCATTTGCCGGAAGTTGGTGGCAGCAGAAGACGGGCGACAATTTCAATGTCAATTATGTCAGAAATGATGAAGCTCTGATCAGGCTGGCCGGAATATTGGCAGAAGCGGATGTGCTCGCATTTTCACTCATGAGCGTCCAGCGGAACATTGTCCGTACTCTCTGCACGGAAGTGAAGAAGATCAATGCCGCAGTCAGGATTATTATCGGCGGTTATCACCCCACGATCTTTCCTGAGGATGCTATCAAGTTTGCTGACGCCGTATGCCTGGGCGAAGGCGAACGGACTTTCGTGGAATTTCTTGAGCGGATACAGAGCGGAGACCGGTTGAGCGGATTGGTAAATACGTGGGTGCGTGAAGATGAACAGGTCATCAGGAACCCGCGGGTCCCGATCATGACCCCTGCTGAAATGGAACAGATGCCATATATGGATTATGACCTTGAAGGTCAGTTCATTTTCAGCTTTGCAGATGGACAACTCCTTCCTTTGACGCAGAGTATGTTTCTGCGGCATGTCGGTACCACCTACAATACCATCTGGTCTGTAGGGTGTCCGTATCGCTGCGCCTTCTGCTCCCAATCCAGGTTTATCGAGCTCGATCGGGCATATGCAGACTATCGCGGGCCATCCCCTGACTACATCCTCGCCGAGATCAAGGCAGCAATGCAGCGGCATCCACTGGACTATATCATTTTTTATGACAGCAATTTTCTCGGCCGGGATCTTGCGACGCTGACTGCGTTCTCCCGAAAATTCAGGGATGAGATCGGGCTCAAGTTCATTCTGAGCGGGACGAATCCCGTGTCCATTACAGAGGAGAAGATCGGTGTCCTGCTGGAAGGTGGTTTGGTGCGGATAAAAATGGGTTTTGAATCGGGTTGCGATGATGTGCTGAAGCTTTTCAAGCGGCCGGTTACAACCAAGCAGCTCAGAAAGGCAACTGAAGTGCTGGCAAAATTTGGCGGGAAAATGGTTGCCCCTTCCTATGAAATGATCGTTGACAATCCTTTTGAGACACAGGAGCAACTCTATCAGACAGTGGATTTTCTTGATCAAACCCCAGGCCCTTTTACGATCAGCCTGTTTTCGCTCCAGTTCATGCCGGGAACGGCTTTAAGCGAGGAGGTCACTGACTATTCCCTCATTGAGCAGCATATGGAAAAGGAATACATGTTTTCGTATAAACCTACGTTATTGAACAACCTGGTCAGTATCTTCGCTATCTTGAAGCCGCCTCCCGGGGTCATACGGTATCTGAAGAGCAGAATCGTCGGGAGCGAAGAGATATCTGCGCCACGGCTGAAATCGTTGCTTTATAAACTGATGCTTCTTCGCCGTGCCGTTAATCAGGCTCGTTTCGGTGATTACAGCACATTTCCCTACTGGGTGATGCTTGCCTATCATAAGACAAGGATGGCTGGACAACACGTCCGGAAGGCTTTAGGATTGCAGCCATGA
- a CDS encoding tetratricopeptide repeat protein, translated as MTVINDLIHDENKRSTVYSLLLVFAIFAVYANSLGNGLVWDDKVVIVRPPILQDEPLSLFARIDSGRDVELTPYYRPMTQLSFLLEDRVHGLNPLLMHLFNIMLHAANAFLVYRLARSLIRDEHASFLAGLLFAVHPISTEAVDFLAGGRNTLLACFFSLTAYLLHRRSIFSDTISLAAAGAVFFLAGLFSKETGLMILPFIALQEISFLRGFSGMTYRAVVRLVPYVFCMAMYMVLRGRSLAAAGVQLDILNGLGARLLDNLYIIPRYLLTIIWPVSLSPKYVIPDDIHLLALPLIAAWLGIAGVIGWQLTRGRRRATLFGLSWLVVFWLPVSGIFPIPSAPMADRYFYVSAIGLWIIVADQLARLFSSVPEARRYGIAAAALVLLVLTAMTVARNQDWKNDISLFSRYVAQNPDQAFGHHNLGCAYLDDEGDLDAAEREFKMALALDPNFPRLRTQMGYIQLLRGDFAGAVRHYNEAIEQNPFDAEAYLNRATALDKLGKYEDAAADYRRYLAIPGNELAGARTMVREKVKGLSSQFRVRKNK; from the coding sequence ATGACAGTTATTAATGATTTAATACATGACGAAAATAAACGCAGCACGGTATACTCCCTGCTGCTGGTGTTTGCGATTTTTGCTGTATATGCCAACTCCCTTGGAAACGGTCTGGTGTGGGACGATAAAGTTGTTATTGTCAGGCCCCCGATTTTGCAGGATGAACCTCTTTCTCTTTTTGCCAGAATCGATTCCGGCCGTGATGTGGAGTTAACGCCCTATTACCGTCCGATGACTCAACTCAGTTTTCTTCTTGAAGACCGGGTGCATGGGCTGAATCCGTTGCTGATGCACCTCTTTAATATCATGCTGCATGCTGCCAATGCATTTCTTGTCTATCGTCTTGCACGTTCTCTTATCAGGGACGAGCATGCTTCATTTCTGGCCGGACTCCTCTTTGCGGTGCACCCCATAAGCACGGAAGCGGTGGACTTTCTTGCTGGTGGCCGCAACACCCTGCTCGCCTGCTTTTTCTCTCTGACTGCTTATCTCTTACATCGCAGAAGCATTTTCAGTGATACTATCTCCCTTGCAGCCGCCGGTGCGGTCTTCTTTCTTGCCGGGCTTTTTTCGAAGGAAACCGGACTGATGATCCTGCCGTTTATAGCGCTGCAAGAAATATCATTTCTCCGGGGCTTCTCAGGCATGACATATCGCGCGGTCGTCAGATTGGTCCCTTATGTTTTCTGTATGGCGATGTATATGGTATTGCGGGGGAGATCCCTTGCTGCCGCAGGCGTCCAGTTGGACATTCTGAACGGTCTCGGGGCGCGCCTTCTTGATAATCTGTACATCATTCCCAGGTATCTCCTGACAATAATCTGGCCGGTATCGCTCAGCCCGAAGTATGTTATTCCTGATGATATTCACCTTCTGGCCCTGCCGCTCATTGCTGCGTGGCTGGGTATAGCCGGAGTAATTGGATGGCAATTAACACGTGGCCGAAGGCGCGCCACTCTATTTGGACTGTCGTGGCTCGTCGTATTCTGGCTGCCGGTGAGCGGTATATTCCCGATCCCCAGTGCTCCGATGGCTGACCGGTATTTTTATGTTTCAGCAATCGGACTTTGGATCATCGTTGCTGATCAATTAGCCCGGCTTTTCAGCTCTGTACCAGAGGCGCGGCGGTATGGCATAGCTGCTGCCGCTCTCGTGCTCCTGGTGTTAACCGCGATGACGGTTGCGAGAAACCAGGACTGGAAGAACGATATTTCACTATTCTCGCGCTATGTTGCGCAGAACCCTGATCAGGCCTTTGGCCATCATAATCTTGGCTGCGCTTATCTTGACGATGAGGGAGATCTCGATGCAGCCGAAAGAGAGTTTAAAATGGCTCTCGCCCTTGATCCCAACTTCCCCCGGCTTCGGACCCAGATGGGCTACATCCAGCTGTTGCGGGGAGATTTTGCTGGTGCCGTCCGTCATTATAATGAAGCAATTGAACAGAATCCTTTTGATGCAGAAGCCTATTTGAACAGGGCTACGGCATTGGATAAACTTGGGAAATATGAAGATGCAGCAGCTGATTACAGACGTTATTTGGCCATACCCGGAAATGAACTGGCGGGAGCACGCACTATGGTTCGAGAAAAAGTGAAAGGACTTTCGAGTCAGTTCAGAGTGCGCAAAAACAAATAA
- a CDS encoding radical SAM protein, giving the protein MIGEMRHYLYHAQVIKRRISLLPKILSGYARTLVLRQPVLRTVEFALLAECNSKCIMCYASRMKRQDDTYLTVEDYRRIWKEASRLGAFSVILSGGEPTLRKDLFDILAVMDPRNTIFALVTNSLNLNRDYLADLKRAGVETIHLSLDSTDPQLNDRIRGAAGHFNKVMEAVAEAKRQGFAVYLSTVIMHGGLKKMEEMVRFAAENDIGIVFSLACVSGNWADEHDVLLTPGEWRSVQEYMRQNPHVRSDWTINFSMRQECPGGREKLSISCYGDVMGCGMNYISFGNVREEPLETIWKRMGNFPAFKKRSPDCLIGADPDYIEKYIKPLSGMTVPVRVDCHPVNPIPFKDLDIKD; this is encoded by the coding sequence ATGATCGGGGAAATGCGGCATTACCTCTATCACGCGCAGGTGATCAAGCGGCGCATAAGTCTGCTGCCAAAAATTCTGTCGGGATATGCCAGGACCCTTGTTCTTCGACAACCCGTGCTCAGGACCGTTGAGTTTGCGCTCCTGGCTGAATGTAATTCAAAATGCATTATGTGCTATGCTTCGCGTATGAAGCGGCAGGATGACACTTACCTGACCGTGGAGGATTACAGAAGGATATGGAAAGAGGCGTCTCGTCTTGGCGCTTTTTCGGTCATCCTGTCGGGTGGGGAGCCGACCCTTCGCAAGGACCTTTTTGATATCCTAGCGGTCATGGATCCCCGGAATACGATATTTGCCCTTGTAACCAACTCATTGAACCTCAACAGGGATTACCTTGCTGACCTCAAGCGGGCTGGGGTCGAGACTATACACCTCAGTCTTGACAGTACGGATCCTCAATTAAACGACCGCATTCGCGGTGCCGCCGGGCATTTTAATAAAGTCATGGAGGCCGTTGCTGAGGCAAAGCGCCAGGGTTTTGCGGTCTATCTCAGCACGGTGATCATGCACGGCGGATTGAAAAAAATGGAGGAGATGGTTCGGTTTGCCGCGGAGAACGATATCGGCATTGTTTTTTCTCTTGCCTGTGTTTCGGGAAATTGGGCGGATGAGCACGACGTGTTGCTGACACCCGGTGAGTGGAGAAGCGTACAGGAGTATATGAGACAGAATCCCCATGTGCGGTCAGATTGGACCATCAATTTTTCGATGCGGCAGGAATGCCCGGGAGGGCGGGAAAAGCTCAGCATTTCCTGCTACGGGGATGTCATGGGCTGCGGGATGAACTATATTTCTTTCGGCAATGTTCGGGAGGAGCCGCTCGAAACGATCTGGAAACGGATGGGTAATTTCCCTGCGTTTAAAAAGCGCAGCCCGGATTGTTTGATCGGCGCGGACCCGGACTACATCGAAAAATATATCAAGCCTCTGTCGGGGATGACCGTTCCCGTGCGGGTCGATTGTCATCCAGTCAACCCAATCCCATTTAAGGATCTGGACATAAAGGACTGA
- a CDS encoding radical SAM protein, with translation MRCVYCYSDEDNRHAADVPVAELFRIIDEFYALGTRIFMLQGGEPLLHPDIDRIIAYVKNKGAYCSITTNGVYLRKHLEALKQVDQVQLSIDGNSEITEANRGSGVYAALIEAMKLCDLHRIPFHLHTVLTRPSTVENTLDPLTDLANTYKTYLNFCIPATTGAARDKNLATNQQVHALYQIMLERKKRGMPTNNSEQGLRDIISWTATHAYDSYIRSDDKAQKKCYPRCVMGNLVCWLDSAGMLHPCAIQFGRKDFSYSIREHGVRGAWERLKHLPCHYCAGSTEFNNLFRFQPRAVINSLKYLVRRR, from the coding sequence TTGCGGTGTGTCTACTGTTATTCTGATGAAGATAATAGACATGCAGCGGATGTACCTGTGGCGGAGCTGTTCCGGATTATTGATGAGTTTTACGCTCTTGGTACCCGGATATTTATGCTCCAGGGTGGCGAACCGCTTTTACACCCTGATATAGACAGAATTATCGCCTATGTTAAGAATAAGGGGGCATACTGTTCCATAACGACGAACGGCGTGTATTTGCGGAAGCATCTTGAAGCGCTCAAGCAGGTCGATCAGGTCCAATTGAGCATTGACGGCAACTCTGAGATTACCGAGGCGAACCGTGGCAGCGGGGTCTATGCGGCGCTGATAGAGGCGATGAAACTCTGCGACTTGCACCGAATCCCATTTCATCTTCATACCGTATTGACAAGACCGTCGACCGTCGAAAACACGCTTGATCCCCTGACGGATCTTGCCAATACCTATAAGACCTATCTGAACTTCTGTATCCCCGCTACTACCGGAGCTGCCCGGGACAAGAACCTCGCGACGAATCAGCAGGTGCATGCACTGTACCAGATTATGCTTGAGCGAAAGAAACGGGGGATGCCGACGAACAATTCCGAGCAGGGGCTGCGTGACATTATTTCATGGACTGCAACGCATGCCTATGACAGCTATATCCGATCGGACGACAAGGCTCAGAAAAAGTGCTATCCCAGGTGTGTCATGGGCAATCTGGTCTGCTGGCTGGACTCCGCCGGCATGCTGCACCCCTGCGCGATACAGTTCGGTCGTAAAGATTTTTCCTATTCTATCCGGGAACATGGGGTCAGAGGGGCATGGGAACGGCTGAAACATCTTCCCTGCCATTATTGTGCCGGCTCGACTGAATTCAATAACCTTTTTCGGTTTCAACCCAGAGCAGTCATAAATAGTTTGAAATATCTCGTCAGGAGAAGATGA
- a CDS encoding class I SAM-dependent methyltransferase has protein sequence MESKKCLLCGSVNLQRLFPVEKFNLLQCRVCELQFLDPLPDKKSLDLLYENYYSNWGIDRLAEEVSFMKKRTFRNYLGRLPLQTVRGAFLDVGCATGEMLALAREMGYDVYGVEVSPQGIQLCRQLYGENKIMGKSLDHGDFPADFFDVITLSDVLEHMPDPPGFIDMIEKMLKPLGLLMIVTPDTLSWTNRIMGRYWPHYKVEHLCYFNRYNLSKMCLSRFRPLVVDRAYKTLTLNYISSIIHGYHRNRAVRAVVRLIQCLPKSWRSHPFNLNIGEMFMLLERRP, from the coding sequence GTGGAATCTAAGAAATGCCTCCTCTGCGGGAGTGTCAATCTTCAGAGGCTGTTTCCGGTCGAAAAATTTAATCTCCTGCAATGCCGCGTCTGCGAGTTGCAGTTCCTCGATCCCCTGCCTGACAAGAAGAGCCTGGACTTACTTTACGAGAATTATTATTCCAACTGGGGCATCGACCGTTTGGCTGAAGAAGTGTCTTTCATGAAGAAAAGGACTTTTCGGAACTACCTCGGTCGTCTGCCCCTGCAGACTGTCCGCGGTGCTTTTCTGGATGTCGGATGTGCCACTGGTGAGATGTTGGCACTGGCACGGGAGATGGGATACGACGTATATGGCGTGGAGGTGTCCCCTCAAGGTATTCAGTTATGCAGGCAGTTGTATGGCGAGAACAAAATCATGGGAAAGAGTCTCGATCACGGCGATTTTCCTGCTGATTTTTTTGATGTCATAACCCTTTCCGATGTCCTTGAGCACATGCCGGATCCTCCCGGGTTTATCGATATGATCGAAAAAATGCTAAAGCCGCTTGGTCTGCTGATGATCGTCACTCCTGATACCTTGTCCTGGACGAATCGGATAATGGGTCGCTATTGGCCGCATTACAAGGTCGAACACCTTTGTTATTTCAACAGGTATAATCTTTCAAAAATGTGTTTATCACGATTTAGGCCTCTTGTTGTCGATCGTGCCTATAAAACTCTGACTCTCAACTATATTTCGAGCATCATTCATGGCTATCACCGGAATAGGGCAGTGCGAGCTGTTGTGCGGCTTATACAGTGTTTGCCCAAGAGCTGGAGATCGCATCCTTTCAATCTAAACATCGGCGAAATGTTCATGCTTTTAGAAAGGCGTCCCTGA
- a CDS encoding glycosyltransferase family 39 protein produces MKFPGTALMYAIFMTIFGRTSVGIHLGLFIVNVLCMILVYQLGRRMGDRETALFASGFYGILTLSQSVDGVFAHATHFVVLFVLAGLAALLKSFETDGKYWLFVSGFCFGVAILMKQHAALFVLFGAVLLADEFRRIHGVSVLNKARALLLFIVTAAFPVALLAVAMWYVGLFNKFYFWTVQYAFQYAVQIPLEAGARLFANSATGIVGKQPLIWLLAAIGFFSLLAKRRSGRNNLFIFGFAVCSFLAITPGLVFREHYFILVLPVIALFAAEGLSSARYVKFVLRWMPGIVLALAVSFGMYVERDYFFTFSPDEVSRALYMRNPFPEARVVADMIAQRTSEKDRILVLGSEPEIYFYAKRRAATGHIYMYGLMENQPFAVDMQDEMISQIEQTRPAYIVYANVSSSWGVTVFSNIKVLLWANNYLNRSYEIVGYMEMLDPNRPIFIYGDVLNRYGELSGPFLAVYKRIS; encoded by the coding sequence ATGAAGTTTCCCGGCACGGCGCTGATGTATGCGATATTTATGACGATTTTCGGCCGGACGTCGGTAGGCATTCACCTGGGGCTGTTCATTGTGAATGTTCTTTGCATGATCCTTGTTTATCAATTGGGGCGGAGGATGGGGGATCGTGAAACGGCATTGTTCGCATCAGGCTTTTATGGCATACTTACCCTCAGCCAGTCTGTTGACGGAGTTTTTGCTCATGCAACACATTTTGTCGTACTGTTCGTGTTAGCCGGGTTGGCAGCGTTGTTGAAATCGTTTGAGACGGACGGCAAATATTGGCTTTTTGTGAGCGGTTTTTGTTTCGGGGTTGCTATTTTAATGAAACAGCACGCTGCTTTATTTGTCCTCTTTGGCGCTGTTTTATTGGCAGATGAGTTTCGTCGCATTCACGGCGTATCAGTGCTGAACAAGGCAAGGGCACTCCTGCTCTTTATAGTTACTGCGGCGTTTCCTGTTGCGCTGCTTGCAGTTGCAATGTGGTATGTCGGTTTATTCAATAAGTTCTATTTCTGGACAGTGCAGTATGCATTCCAATATGCGGTACAAATCCCTCTTGAGGCAGGCGCCCGATTATTCGCCAACAGCGCTACCGGGATAGTCGGCAAACAACCATTGATATGGCTTTTGGCTGCGATCGGGTTCTTCTCGCTGCTCGCGAAGCGACGAAGCGGACGAAACAATCTGTTTATATTTGGTTTTGCGGTATGCTCCTTTCTTGCGATCACCCCGGGACTTGTGTTCCGCGAACACTATTTCATCCTCGTTCTTCCCGTTATTGCGTTGTTTGCCGCAGAGGGGCTGTCGTCGGCGCGTTACGTCAAGTTTGTGCTGCGCTGGATGCCAGGTATCGTGCTGGCACTTGCAGTCAGCTTTGGAATGTATGTCGAGCGGGACTACTTCTTCACGTTTTCCCCTGATGAAGTCAGCAGGGCTTTATATATGAGAAACCCGTTCCCCGAGGCCCGGGTGGTGGCTGACATGATAGCTCAGCGCACTTCGGAGAAGGACCGGATTCTTGTTTTGGGGTCTGAACCGGAAATCTATTTTTATGCAAAGCGTCGTGCAGCTACAGGCCACATTTATATGTACGGCTTAATGGAAAATCAGCCGTTTGCAGTGGATATGCAGGATGAAATGATCAGCCAAATCGAGCAGACGCGACCTGCTTATATTGTCTATGCTAATGTTTCAAGCTCTTGGGGTGTGACTGTTTTTTCAAACATCAAAGTCCTGCTCTGGGCAAACAATTACCTTAATCGGTCATACGAGATCGTTGGTTATATGGAAATGCTTGACCCCAACAGACCTATATTTATCTATGGAGATGTCTTGAATCGATACGGCGAGCTTTCCGGTCCATTTCTTGCCGTTTACAAACGGATATCTTGA